A region of the Lentimicrobium sp. L6 genome:
CATTAGAAAGAATCAGATTGAAAACTCAAAGTGGAAAAGCCAGTCACATTGATCACCCTGTGCCAATCTGATTGACCACCCCTCAGTTTCACCGAGAAAAGTTTTCATTACATTATCAATTAGTTATTCAAATTAATTTGTTTATTTGTTCCCTAGCTCCTATAGCAACTCAAATGCAGGATTAAGCAGGGTAGGTGAGTGTTCTTTTTTAGGGTGGTCAGTTTGCTCCGGCGAACATGGTCACTTTAGTCCGGCCTGGGGTGGTCAGTTTAAATCGGCCAAGGGTGGTCAACTTCAGCGTTTTTTCCACACTGATTTAATTTTGTCAATATTGACTTTTTTGAAATTTTTATCTGAACCATCGGAATATCAAGAGAAGAATAGCTATAAATACAGGATTTAAAGAATTCGAATCAGCCCAAAGAAACTAGCAGGAATAGAAACCGTAAATACCATAAGAAAGAATCAGATAGAAAATCCCAAGGCTACTACTTTCAAAACATTTTACTCTTTAGCCGTATAATATTTAATTATATTTGATTTTTAGAATTCGTTTGAATTAATGCGACAGATTCATAGTATTTAATTATATTTCATTTTTAATTTGACGTAGGATTAATGCTACAGAACCAGGCATTCTAATTATTTTCCTTCTCCCCCTCTTTCACATCATCATTTATTATGCCCCTTTTAGTCTTCCTTACACTCTTGGTCATTTTACCAAATTTGTAATAAATATTTATTGAAAAACTCCTATTAGGTCTGAAGTAGTAACTTTGAAAGTAGAAATCTTCATTACTCATTGTACTATTAAATGTCATTTCTTTCTCCAAAAAGTTATTAGCTCCAGCAGAAATACTAAACTTTCCATCATAAAACTCCTTTTTAATCGAAACCCCATAATATTTGAATGATGACATTTCACTTTGCAATCTAACCGAAGGAGTATTGTATCCTCCATAGAATGACAATTTGTAAGTTGTTTTAAACTCATATTGTCCTCTCAAATAAAATGAGTTCCCCCATCCTGAATTACCCTGACTAGTGTTGTCATTGTTTGTTATATCACTATAATTTGCTCCAAGATTAGCATTAAAGTTAAAGTTGCTTCTAATTCTAAAATTTAAATTTGCGGAAATGTAATATGTTTTCTTGGTTACAATATTTTCATATGTTGAATATAGTATATCATTTTCAACCCATGATAATCTATCTATACCATTATTAGTAAATGAGTATGAAACTCCAAAATTAATATTCCCCGACTTCATGAATTGGTTATGGTTAAATTCAATGGAATGATAATGTTCAGGATCAAGGAATGGGTTTCCATATCTAATTGATTGGGGATTCGAATCATCAACGTATGGGTTTAAATACCAAATACTAGGCCGCTGTATACGTTTCGAATATGATAATTGAAAGCTGCTTCTCTGACTGTACTGAAAACTAAAACTACAAGATGGAACGAACTCAAAACTAGTGTTGTCAAATGAAGGATTTTTGTCTGACAAAACTATACCTTTTGTGCAAGCTCTCTCACAGCGTAGTCCTCCTATAAACCCAAACTTATTAATCTTACCTTGAAAAGCAATATATGCAGCAATGATCTCCTGATTATGCTTAAAATCAGAATATTGACTTGTATCTGGTTCGTAATTATCAGATTCCAAATTAAATACCTGAGCGCTATCGATACTTTTATTAATTCTCCTGATGTACTTTGAACCTAATTCAATCTTGTGTGATGTTAAAACAGGATAAACATAATCGGCTTGAAATGTATGTTCAGTGCTACGTTCTTTACTATAGAAATTTCTTTTTTCGGTATTATAATTATACACAGAGTCTATCGTTTGTTTCTGTATTTGTTTTTCAGGGCTGTTTTCCAGTTTATATGATAGAGTTAAGACCTCCTCTTTATTCCTTTTAGCAATTCTTTGATAATCAATATTTCCTGATGGTTGTTTCCATGTATTATTGCTTGGATTATTCATATTAAAGGATTGGTATAATTCATTTTCAGAATTATATATAGACTTAAAAATCTCATCTTTACTATTCCAATCGCCAGCAAAAAAACTGAATGATGCACTTATTAAGTTTAAAGAATCTATTTCATAACTAAAATTACCATTTCCCCATCCAAAAATCGATTCAAATTCAGATTCTCCAAAAGTATTTATCGTATGCGCATCATGAATATTGTAATTCTCTCTTTTTGATTCTATGCGATTCTTAGTTCGATTATTGTTAAAATGGGTTCCACCAAAATTAAGTGAGAAAACAAGTTTGCCCAAAGATGTTGAAAATGTTGCCCCGCAATTTATACGACCTAAATTGTCTACTCCTACGTTAACAGAACCAAAAGTTCCAAAAATCATCCTCTTATAAGTGACAATATCGATAATGCCACCAATCCCTTCAGCATCATATTTTGCACCAGGTGAAGTAATTACCTCTACTCGTTTAATATTGCTCGCAGGGATTGATTTTAATATCTCTTTAGGATTTCGAGTTAGCATAATTGAAAGCTTACCATTTAAATAAACCTTGAAATTACTTGCTCCTTTCAGCAAAACATTGTCTTCACCATCTATAGATAGAAATGGTACATTGCGTAGCATCTCCAGAGCCGTTGATGCATGCGCATCCGGATCAACTTCAACGTTGTAAATCACCTTATTGGCTTCCAATTTTATGAGTTGCTTTTGTGCCACTATTTCAACACCGTCTAATTCTGTTGCCGCCCCCGAAACTAGAATCTTTCCTAAGTCGATTTCATTTTCACCTCTAATTAGAAGAAGTTCCATCTCATAAGGAGAAAAACCTATGGAGCTAATTATCATAGTATATGAAGCCGCGGAATCAATAATAAAATTGAATTTGCCATTCATATCAGCTGCCAGTCGTTTAACAACAGTTTTTTCGGGAAGTTTATAAATCGAAATTGTAGAGAAAGGTACGCTTTCGTTGTTTATCGAGTCAATAATTCTCCCTTTAACTTGAAAAGCGAGGCTATCTTTTTGGGCATTAAGTGAGTAAAGAATAATAAATAATAAAGAAATTAATATCGTTTTTTTCATGAAATGTTTTTAAAATATTTATAAATTAATATCATCAAAATGGTATATTACCTATTATAAATGTAAAAGTCTGGCCATTATTTATTATCAACAAATATTTTCGATAAACAAATGTCGTTCAGCAATGAAACAAGATATTAAAAGGAATTCACTTGTTCACATATTCTACCATGCATTCGACTTAATCACTCCAGATCAATATCATTTCTAATTTCATGATCAAACTAAAACATTAATTAGATGTTAAATCCCCACTATTTCTCCATAAACCTATCCCTGCGTTCAGGTTGGTTCAAGTAATCATTAAATGATACTTATCTGTAGCTTCATCTGAGAATGTTCTTTC
Encoded here:
- a CDS encoding outer membrane beta-barrel family protein codes for the protein MKKTILISLLFIILYSLNAQKDSLAFQVKGRIIDSINNESVPFSTISIYKLPEKTVVKRLAADMNGKFNFIIDSAASYTMIISSIGFSPYEMELLLIRGENEIDLGKILVSGAATELDGVEIVAQKQLIKLEANKVIYNVEVDPDAHASTALEMLRNVPFLSIDGEDNVLLKGASNFKVYLNGKLSIMLTRNPKEILKSIPASNIKRVEVITSPGAKYDAEGIGGIIDIVTYKRMIFGTFGSVNVGVDNLGRINCGATFSTSLGKLVFSLNFGGTHFNNNRTKNRIESKRENYNIHDAHTINTFGESEFESIFGWGNGNFSYEIDSLNLISASFSFFAGDWNSKDEIFKSIYNSENELYQSFNMNNPSNNTWKQPSGNIDYQRIAKRNKEEVLTLSYKLENSPEKQIQKQTIDSVYNYNTEKRNFYSKERSTEHTFQADYVYPVLTSHKIELGSKYIRRINKSIDSAQVFNLESDNYEPDTSQYSDFKHNQEIIAAYIAFQGKINKFGFIGGLRCERACTKGIVLSDKNPSFDNTSFEFVPSCSFSFQYSQRSSFQLSYSKRIQRPSIWYLNPYVDDSNPQSIRYGNPFLDPEHYHSIEFNHNQFMKSGNINFGVSYSFTNNGIDRLSWVENDILYSTYENIVTKKTYYISANLNFRIRSNFNFNANLGANYSDITNNDNTSQGNSGWGNSFYLRGQYEFKTTYKLSFYGGYNTPSVRLQSEMSSFKYYGVSIKKEFYDGKFSISAGANNFLEKEMTFNSTMSNEDFYFQSYYFRPNRSFSINIYYKFGKMTKSVRKTKRGIINDDVKEGEKENN